The Dromaius novaehollandiae isolate bDroNov1 chromosome 5, bDroNov1.hap1, whole genome shotgun sequence genome window below encodes:
- the LOC135328612 gene encoding scavenger receptor cysteine-rich type 1 protein M130-like has product GLLLCVQLCRGTGELRLVDGGSRCAGRVEVKHEGQWGTVCSYDFIWDVRGASVVCRQLGCGTVARTSPYTPSGAGAGRIWLQPFCRGTETALHYCPHYGWGQHYCGHDWDVGVTCSDAVELRLVNGGGPCAGRVEVKLRGQWGTVADNEWDMEDAEVVCQQLGCGSAKSAHAWSRFGKGSGPIHLAVVDCRGDESALWECTIKGWELYNGSHGWDVGVVCQGFVQLVGGDSACSGRVEVRQGRGWATLCKAHVDLNAAHVICKELGCGAALAVTGAAHFGAGAGPIWDGGFECAGNESLLSACARRLPHGQGCTHTSDAAIICSPYTGFRLVNGSTECTGRVELEARGTWGSLCDAGWDVPDAQVLCHHLGCGFAASVPRGGYFGTGSGPLWQDTFHCSGTESHLGECPAMALGTPACSLGHAAAVNCSGGAEPLRLVDGESRCDGRLEVALGGAWGRVLAQQWDASSASVVCRQLRCGTVQKAYTAPVLGPGSSPLVLGGLRCAGTEAHLAQCNATLHSTVPPGHVKEAAVVCSGSQQVRLASGPGRCAGRVEIYVQGSWSHVCEDAWDLRDAAVVCRQLGCGEALAAPGSAHYGRGLGPVWLGAGGCSGAEAMLWDCPAPAPAPALGQRGCKQGASVAAICSGQCSLRLAGGSSCTGRLEVFYNGTWGSVCANGTSPATAAVVCRQLGCGATGRLASAPATTQGSGPAWLAWVQCELGADSLWHCPSAPWHLQPCDFPGDTHITCDGDPGSTRATPTPAMATGCPDGAACTGAHRSPTAGAGAMPVPTILCIILGTLLCLALGALAMQAWRTMAQHRGPGRAGDTISEAVYEELDYTLTPDYQEVPSGSDTPALSKHDPPDGYDDAVAMQHPREAAALGLSDGDFSEAAALAVGSRPSLSHPEPPGATTDAPASVPKDVGYDDSHSLATEEIVCLIDRLLGPAGDYGHCGELPPSSLP; this is encoded by the exons ggactgctgctgtgcgtgcagctctgcaggg gcaccggggagctgcgactggttgacggaggcagccgctgcgccggccgggtggaggtgaagcacgagggccagtggggcaccgtgtgcagctATGACTTCATCTGGGATGTCCGTGGGGCctccgtggtctgcaggcagctgggatgtggcacCGTGGCCAGGACTTCCCCATACACCCCatctggggcaggggctggccggATTTGGCTGCAACCCTTCTGCCGTGGCACCGAGACAGCGCTCCACTACTGCCCCCACTAtggctggggccagcactactgCGGACATGACTGGGACGTGGGGGTGACATGCTCAG ATGCTgtggagctgaggctggtgaatggaggtggtccctgtgccggcagagtggaggtgaagctgcgggGCCAGTGGGGGACGGTGGCAGATAACGAATGGGACATGGAagatgccgaggtggtgtgtcagcagctgggctgtggctcagCCAAAAGCGCCCATGCCTGGAGCCGCTTTGGGAAAGGGTCTGGACCAATTCATCTGGCTGTCGTTGACTGTCGCGGGGATGAGTCCGCCCTCTGGGAATGTACTATCAAGGGATGGGAGCTGTACAATGGAAGCCATGGCTGGGATGTTGGCGTGGTCTGCCAAG GGTTTGTGCAGCTGGTCGGTGGGGACAGTGCCTGCTCGGGTCGTgtggaggtcaggcagggccgaggctgggcaaccctctgcaaggcccacgtggacctcaacgctgcccatgtcatctgcaaggagctgggctgtggagcagctctggccgTCACCGGGGCAGCAcactttggggcaggagctgggcccatctgggacgggggatttgagtgtgcaggcaacgaatccctcctgtctgcctgcgcccgcaggctgccccatggccagggctgcacgCACACCAGTGACGCTGCCATCATCTGCTCCC ccTACACGGGCTTCAGACTGGTGAATggcagcacagagtgcacagggcgggtggagctggaggcacgcggcacctggggctccctctgcgatGCTGGCTGGGACGTGCCCGatgcccaggtgctctgccaccacctcggctGCGGCTTTGCCGCCTCTGTGCCCCGAGGAGGGTATTTTGGGACAGGGAGCGGCCCACTGTGGCAGGACACTTTTCACTGCAGCGGGACcgagtcccacctgggagagtgccctgccatgGCGCTGGGGACCCCCGCCTGCTCGCTGGGCCACGCTGccgcagtcaattgctcag GTGGTGCTgaacccctgcggctggtggacgGGGAGAGCCGCTGCGATGGCcgcctggaggtggccctgggtggggcctggggccgagTCCTGGCACAGCAGTGGGATGCCAGCAGTGCcagcgtggtgtgccggcagctccggtgCGGCACAGTGCAGAAGGCCTACACCGCcccagtgctggggccaggcTCAAGCCCCCTGGTGCTGGGCGGGCTCCGGTGTGCGGGCACGGAGGCTCACCTGGCCCAGTGCAACGCCACGCTGCACAGCACCGTGCCACCGGGCCACGTCAAGGAGGCAGCGGTTGTGTGCTCGG ggagccagcaggtgcggctggcgagcggccctgggcgctgtgctgggagagtggagatCTACGTCCAGGGGAGCTGGAGTCACGTCTGCGAGGATGCCTGGGACCTCCGGGATGCCGCCGTCGTCTGCCGCCAGCTGGGCTGCGGAGAGGCCCTGGCAGCGCCCGGCTCGGCCCACTACGGCCGGGGCTTGGGGCCAGTGTGGCTGGGTGCCGGCGGCTGCTCCGGAGCTGAGGCAATGCTCTGGgactgcccagccccagccccggccccagccctggggcagcgtggTTGCAAGCAGGGCGCCAGTGTGGCAGCCATCTGCTCAGGTCAGTGCT ccctgcggctggcgggcggcagcagctgcaccgggcgcctggaggtcttctacaatgggacgtggggcagcgtgtgcgccaatggcaccagccccgccacagccgccgtggtgtgccggcagctgggctgcggagcCACGGGACGGCTGGCATCTGCACCGgcaaccacacagggctcaggccccgcgtggctggcctgggtgcagtgTGAGCTGGGGGccgactccctctggcactgcccctcaGCACCCTGGCACCTGCAGCCCTGTGACTTCCCTGgagacacccacatcacatgtGACGGGGACCCTGGCAGCACCAGAGCAACTCCCACGCCAGCCATGGCAACTGGCTGTCCAGACGGCGCAGCCTGCACAG GTGCCCACAGGAGCCCCACAGCGGGTGCTGGGGCCATGCCAGTGCCCACCATCCTCTGCATCATCCTggggaccctgctctgcctggccctgggggctctcgCCATGCAGGCATGGCGCAccatggctcagcacagag gccctggcagagctggggacacaATCTCTGAGGCCGTCTATGAGGAGCTCGACTATACTCTGACGCCGGATtaccaggaggtgcccagtggCTCAG ACACCCCTGCCCTGTCCAAGCATGACCCCCCGGATGGGTACGATGATGCCGTGGCCATGCAGCACCCGAGAGAGGCCGCTGCTCTGGGGCTGAGTGACGGAGATTTCTCTGAGGCAGCGGCGCTGGCAG TGGGGAGCCGGCCCTCACTGAGCCacccggagccgccgggagccACAACAGACgccccagcctcagtgcccaaggACGTGGGCTACGATGAT